A portion of the Choristoneura fumiferana chromosome 6, NRCan_CFum_1, whole genome shotgun sequence genome contains these proteins:
- the LOC141428679 gene encoding pupal cuticle protein 20-like, translated as MTTALFTLSCAALVAAAYCGRLEQTYLPPRPSFGGSHGGSSSFGSSSSSSSSFGASSGSFGGSSGSYGGSSGGAQIPIIKYDNVNNGDGSYHFNYETGNGISAHESGAPNARGPEGPAVTADGAFSYRAPDGQQISISYTADENGFHPVGSHLPTPPPIPEEILKSIEFNKRNPSSEGAYNPSSHGGSGGHSGSGGYHY; from the exons ATGACCACTGCTCTG TTTACTCTATCATGCGCGGCTTTGGTAGCCGCGGCCTACTGCGGGCGTCTAGAGCAGACTTACCTCCCTCCTCGGCCAAGTTTTGGAGGCTCCCACGGGGGTTCTAGCTCCTTCGGAAGCTCCAGTAGCTCCAGCAGCTCCTTCGGGGCTTCCAGTGGATCTTTCGGTGGTTCCAGCGGATCATATGGTGGTTCGAGCGGTGGTGCTCAGATACCCATCATCAAATACGACAACGTGAACAATGGAGATGGCAGCTACCATTTCAA CTATGAAACCGGCAACGGCATCTCAGCGCACGAGAGCGGGGCCCCCAACGCGCGAGGACCCGAGGGCCCCGCCGTGACCGCAGACGGGGCGTTCTCGTACCGCGCGCCGGACGGCCAGCAGATCTCCATCTCTTACACCGCTGACGAAAACGGCTTCCACCCCGTCGGATCCCACCTTCCCACACCTCCTCCGATCCCGGAAGAGATCCTGAAGTCCATTGAGTTCAACAAGCGCAATCCTTCTTC CGAGGGTGCGTACAACCCCAGCAGCCACGGTGGTTCTGGAGGCCATTCCGGCTCAGGAGGCTACCACTACTAA